Proteins encoded together in one Flavobacteriales bacterium window:
- a CDS encoding 3'-5' exonuclease: MDFLALDFETATTQPDSPCELGIAVVRDGVVREVRNWLIKPPQWPYFSPHHIAVHGIRPEHVADAPTWTAIWPEVAELLRDRMVVAHNAAFDMNVLRSTLCAADIAFTPFEYFCSVSMARKVWPGHRSYGLSAMCAHHGIPLRHHRAGNDAEATAELVLRAIGDRPWFDITQFLHTNRVRIGAFLPGGHRTPGGKLVQVGALR; encoded by the coding sequence ATGGACTTCCTCGCTCTCGACTTCGAGACCGCCACCACACAGCCCGACAGCCCCTGTGAACTGGGCATCGCCGTGGTGCGGGATGGCGTGGTGCGGGAGGTGCGCAACTGGCTCATCAAGCCGCCCCAGTGGCCCTACTTCAGCCCGCACCACATCGCCGTGCACGGCATCCGCCCCGAGCATGTCGCCGATGCGCCCACCTGGACCGCCATCTGGCCCGAGGTGGCCGAGCTCCTGCGCGACCGCATGGTGGTGGCCCACAATGCGGCGTTCGACATGAACGTGCTGCGCAGCACCTTGTGCGCAGCGGACATCGCTTTCACGCCGTTCGAGTACTTCTGCAGTGTCAGTATGGCCCGCAAGGTCTGGCCGGGCCATCGTTCCTACGGGCTATCGGCCATGTGCGCCCACCATGGGATCCCCCTGCGGCACCACCGCGCCGGCAACGACGCCGAAGCCACGGCCGAACTGGTGCTGCGTGCGATCGGCGACCGCCCCTGGTTCGACATCACGCAGTTCCTGCACACCAACCGCGTCCGCATCGGGGCCTTTCTTCCCGGTGGGCACCGCACCCCGGGAGGCAAACTCGTTCAGGTGGGGGCGCTGCGCTAG
- the ribD gene encoding bifunctional diaminohydroxyphosphoribosylaminopyrimidine deaminase/5-amino-6-(5-phosphoribosylamino)uracil reductase RibD, with translation MHDDPFMERCLQLARLGAASATPNPMVGAVLARHGTIIAEGWHHAAGRPHAEVECLTAFGDGPVPTDAVLYVNLEPCAHLGRTPPCADLLIARGVRHVVVAHPDPFPQVAGRGIARLRAAGVRVDVGVREAEARWMNRRFLTSVELGRPYIVLKWARTSDGFLDRHPRAGRGVHRISSAASEVLVHRWRSEEQAILVGGRTVENDDPALTVRHVEGRQPLRVVLDRSDRTPAASKVYDGSVPTLLFTARPRSDVHIEQVITPLDADPLNTLLAELHRRNIRSVLVEGGATLLGHFLWRGLWDEARVITGAVAFGAGTAAPDLPKAPARSIRVGTDRIDLVVHGHNPEDAWCW, from the coding sequence ATGCACGACGACCCCTTCATGGAGCGATGCCTGCAGCTGGCGCGCCTTGGCGCTGCTTCCGCGACACCCAACCCCATGGTGGGTGCCGTGCTGGCACGTCACGGGACCATCATCGCCGAAGGTTGGCACCATGCGGCGGGGCGGCCGCACGCCGAGGTGGAATGCCTGACCGCCTTCGGTGACGGCCCAGTACCAACGGACGCGGTCCTGTACGTGAACCTGGAGCCGTGTGCGCACCTAGGACGCACTCCGCCCTGTGCCGACCTGTTGATCGCCCGTGGAGTGCGCCACGTGGTCGTCGCTCATCCGGACCCCTTCCCACAGGTCGCCGGTCGCGGGATCGCGCGGCTCCGCGCGGCCGGCGTGCGTGTGGACGTGGGCGTCCGCGAAGCCGAAGCGCGCTGGATGAACCGTCGTTTCCTCACCAGCGTGGAGCTGGGCCGCCCGTACATCGTGCTCAAGTGGGCGCGGACATCGGACGGCTTCCTGGACCGGCATCCGCGCGCAGGCCGCGGCGTCCATCGGATCAGTTCGGCCGCCTCCGAGGTGCTCGTGCATCGGTGGAGGAGCGAGGAGCAAGCCATCCTGGTGGGCGGCCGCACCGTGGAGAACGACGACCCCGCCTTGACGGTGCGTCACGTGGAAGGCCGCCAGCCGCTGCGCGTGGTGCTCGATCGCTCGGACCGCACCCCCGCCGCCTCGAAGGTGTACGACGGGTCGGTGCCGACCCTGTTGTTCACGGCACGTCCGCGGAGCGATGTGCACATCGAGCAGGTCATCACGCCCCTTGACGCCGATCCGTTGAACACCCTCCTTGCCGAACTCCACCGCAGGAACATCCGCTCCGTGCTGGTGGAAGGCGGGGCGACGCTCCTGGGGCACTTCCTGTGGCGGGGCCTGTGGGACGAGGCGCGCGTGATCACCGGTGCAGTGGCGTTCGGCGCCGGCACTGCGGCGCCCGACCTGCCCAAGGCTCCTGCGCGGTCCATCAGGGTCGGGACCGACCGGATCGACCTGGTGGTGCACGGACACAACCCCGAGGACGCATGGTGCTGGTGA
- the prmC gene encoding peptide chain release factor N(5)-glutamine methyltransferase produces the protein MRLSTNTVGAVLDLYQRDLGGRLSPGEVRAIAEAVFHHLLAWDRTRLIAERDATLSESELLRVYLPLKRLRSGEPLQYILGSTSFHGLTIEVGPAVLIPRPETEELVDLIKRSGQAPARIVDVGTGSGCIALALKRHFPLAEVHGLDVSDAALEVARRNAILNGLQVRWGRTDVLDDRCMLPAGTDLVVSNPPYIPRIEAPSLDPHVRDHEPALALFVDDEDPIRFHKAIGQRAMEALVHGGTLWFEGHHRTIGDVPAVLRTMGYQEATLLHDLSGAPRFVRAVR, from the coding sequence ATGCGCCTGTCCACGAACACGGTCGGGGCCGTTCTGGACCTCTACCAGCGCGACCTGGGCGGGCGCCTTTCGCCGGGGGAGGTGCGCGCGATCGCCGAGGCCGTGTTCCACCACCTTCTGGCGTGGGACAGGACACGGTTGATCGCGGAGCGCGATGCCACGCTCAGCGAGAGCGAGCTGCTCCGGGTCTACCTGCCGTTGAAGCGCCTGCGGTCCGGTGAACCGCTCCAGTACATCCTGGGCTCCACTTCCTTCCATGGGCTGACGATCGAGGTCGGGCCGGCCGTGCTCATCCCGAGGCCGGAGACGGAGGAGCTCGTCGACCTCATCAAGCGCTCCGGACAAGCGCCTGCGCGCATCGTGGATGTGGGCACTGGTAGTGGATGCATCGCGCTGGCGCTCAAACGGCACTTCCCCCTGGCCGAGGTGCATGGCCTTGACGTGAGCGATGCCGCCTTGGAGGTGGCCCGGCGCAATGCGATCCTCAATGGGCTCCAGGTGCGCTGGGGGCGGACCGATGTGCTGGACGATCGCTGCATGCTGCCCGCTGGCACCGACCTGGTGGTGAGCAATCCGCCCTACATCCCGCGCATCGAGGCCCCTTCGCTCGATCCGCATGTGCGCGACCACGAACCGGCGCTTGCGCTCTTCGTGGATGACGAGGATCCCATCCGGTTCCACAAGGCCATCGGGCAGCGGGCCATGGAAGCCCTTGTCCACGGCGGCACGCTCTGGTTCGAGGGTCACCATCGCACCATCGGCGATGTGCCCGCGGTGCTGCGCACCATGGGCTACCAGGAAGCCACCCTCCTTCACGACCTCAGCGGTGCCCCGCGTTTCGTGCGTGCCGTACGTTAG
- a CDS encoding ATP-binding protein — METPRNLRHAVDIALKDTPVVLLHGARQTGKTTLVKTMARERGARYVTLDDHPTLEAALADPPAFIQGLGRLAVIDEVQNAPNIFRAIKASVDRDRKPGRFLLTGSANVLVLPRLGDSLAGRMEIIPLFPFAQDELQGRKSGFIDKVFGARPKLPDPTALERKQIASRVIAGGYPEVMTRKDPARRDAWYGAYITSILQRDVRDISNITGLTDLPRLLQALAVRSSGLLNMADLSRTLDIPHSTMRRYMALLEATFLSTPVEAWHAHRGKRLVKAPKLHLADSGFAAHLAGIDRPADILNSPAFGPLLETFVLNELRKLNGWSKVRVKAYHFRTEAGREVDIVLEDNKGRIVGIEVKAAMAVGSNDVAGLKHLREVAGDKWLRGLLLHPGLGITPFAKDIHAVPLSALWEW, encoded by the coding sequence ATGGAAACGCCCAGGAACCTGAGGCATGCCGTGGACATCGCGCTGAAGGACACCCCTGTGGTGCTGCTCCACGGTGCACGGCAGACCGGCAAGACCACCCTGGTGAAGACCATGGCCCGGGAGCGGGGCGCACGGTACGTCACACTGGACGACCACCCCACCCTGGAAGCGGCACTGGCCGATCCGCCCGCCTTCATCCAGGGGCTGGGCAGGCTGGCGGTGATCGACGAGGTGCAGAACGCGCCGAACATCTTCCGGGCCATCAAAGCCTCGGTGGACCGTGACCGGAAGCCGGGGCGATTCCTGCTCACCGGAAGCGCCAACGTGCTGGTGCTGCCAAGGCTGGGCGACTCACTGGCCGGGCGGATGGAGATCATCCCCCTCTTCCCCTTTGCACAGGACGAGTTGCAGGGCCGGAAGAGCGGCTTCATCGACAAGGTGTTCGGCGCACGGCCCAAGCTGCCCGACCCCACCGCGTTGGAGCGAAAGCAGATCGCGTCGCGGGTGATCGCAGGCGGTTATCCGGAGGTGATGACGCGCAAGGACCCGGCCCGGCGCGATGCCTGGTACGGCGCGTACATCACCAGCATCCTGCAACGGGACGTGAGGGACATCAGCAACATCACGGGGCTCACCGACCTGCCCAGGCTGCTGCAGGCCCTGGCCGTGCGGAGCAGCGGCCTGTTGAACATGGCCGATCTCTCACGGACGCTGGACATCCCGCACAGCACCATGCGGCGGTACATGGCCCTGCTGGAGGCCACCTTCCTGAGCACGCCCGTGGAAGCCTGGCACGCGCACCGGGGCAAGCGGCTGGTGAAGGCCCCCAAGCTGCACCTGGCCGACAGCGGCTTCGCCGCCCACTTGGCGGGCATCGACAGACCGGCCGACATCCTGAACAGCCCGGCCTTCGGTCCGCTGCTGGAGACCTTCGTGCTGAACGAGCTGCGGAAGCTCAACGGCTGGAGCAAGGTACGGGTGAAGGCCTACCACTTCCGGACCGAGGCGGGGCGTGAGGTGGACATCGTGCTGGAGGACAACAAGGGCCGCATCGTGGGCATCGAGGTGAAGGCCGCCATGGCCGTGGGCAGCAACGATGTGGCCGGTCTGAAGCACCTGCGGGAAGTGGCCGGGGACAAGTGGCTACGGGGGCTGCTGCTGCACCCCGGGCTGGGCATCACGCCCTTTGCGAAGGACATCCACGCGGTGCCGTTGAGCGCCCTGTGGGAATGGTAG
- a CDS encoding 4-hydroxy-tetrahydrodipicolinate synthase, translated as MDDRFRGLGVALVTPFLPKGNIDYAGLERLIEHQITGGVDYVVSMGTTGESVTLTKAEKKELLAQTIGFVRNRVPVVLGVGGNNTAEVIEALEAFDMDGVDAILSVSPYYNKPTQEGIYQHYKAIAQVALRPIILYNVPGRTGSNMTAETTLRLAKDFKNIIAIKEASANLDQMGRILKHKPKDFMLISGDDALTLPIIALGGAGVISVVGNALPKEFSTLVEAALKGDLETARREHLRLIEVIDLLFAEGNPGGIKHALKVLGICGDTVRLPLVNISEATARKLYQALADAEVVKL; from the coding sequence ATGGACGACCGATTCCGTGGCCTCGGGGTGGCCCTTGTGACCCCGTTCCTGCCCAAGGGCAACATTGATTACGCCGGCCTGGAACGGCTCATCGAGCACCAGATCACCGGTGGCGTGGACTATGTGGTGAGCATGGGCACCACCGGAGAGAGCGTCACCCTCACCAAGGCCGAGAAGAAGGAACTGCTGGCGCAGACCATCGGCTTCGTGCGCAACCGCGTGCCGGTGGTGCTCGGTGTCGGCGGCAACAACACGGCCGAGGTCATCGAGGCGCTGGAAGCGTTCGACATGGACGGCGTCGATGCCATCCTGAGCGTGAGCCCCTACTACAACAAGCCCACGCAGGAAGGCATTTACCAGCACTACAAGGCCATCGCCCAGGTGGCCCTGCGGCCCATCATCCTCTACAACGTGCCCGGCCGCACCGGCAGCAACATGACCGCCGAGACCACGCTGCGGCTGGCAAAGGACTTCAAGAACATCATCGCCATCAAAGAGGCCAGCGCCAACCTGGACCAGATGGGCCGCATCCTGAAGCACAAGCCGAAGGACTTCATGCTCATCAGTGGTGATGATGCGCTCACCCTGCCCATCATCGCGCTGGGCGGCGCGGGTGTGATCAGCGTGGTGGGCAACGCCCTGCCAAAGGAGTTCAGCACCCTGGTGGAGGCGGCGCTGAAGGGCGATCTGGAGACCGCCCGTCGCGAGCACCTGCGCCTCATCGAGGTCATCGATCTGCTCTTCGCCGAGGGCAACCCCGGCGGCATCAAGCACGCGTTGAAGGTCCTCGGGATCTGCGGCGACACCGTGCGCCTGCCCCTCGTGAACATCAGCGAGGCCACGGCCAGAAAGCTCTACCAGGCGCTGGCGGATGCGGAGGTCGTGAAGTTGTGA
- a CDS encoding serine hydrolase, producing the protein MRHAILSATLAGLATGSLTGQSLYFPPIGQSAWDTLDPSSLGWCPDRVDSLIDFVGARNTKAFLILKDGKIVIEHYYGTFTQDSLWYWASAGKTLTAMLTGIAQEEGLLDIDLPSSTYLGTGWTSCAPQQEAQITVRDQLTMTTGLDDGVPDDDCTDPACLQYLADAGTRWAYHNAPYTLLDDVIANAAGTTFSSYFNTRIRNKVGMDGFWFPGGSPYNNVYFSKARSMARYGLLALNRGIWSTDTVLHETAYFTAMTTPSQGLNESYGYLWWLNGQPTYMLPGLQFAFPGPAMPDAPVDMVCGLGKNDQLLNVVPSRNMVVVRMGNEAYGALSVATIFNNEIWQLIEQLPCATPVDTREPDDGWGLHPNPATDMVRVMLPPGAVRTDVELRDDLGRMVPVRWTGEGLDLSGLAAGVYAVRIRGEGPMVRRLIKH; encoded by the coding sequence ATGCGCCACGCGATCCTCTCCGCCACCCTCGCCGGGCTCGCCACCGGGTCGCTCACCGGTCAGTCCCTCTACTTCCCGCCCATCGGTCAATCTGCGTGGGACACCCTGGATCCATCAAGTCTGGGCTGGTGCCCGGACCGCGTCGACAGTTTGATCGACTTCGTGGGTGCGCGGAACACGAAGGCCTTCCTGATCCTGAAGGACGGGAAGATCGTCATTGAGCACTACTACGGCACGTTCACGCAGGACAGCCTGTGGTACTGGGCCAGTGCGGGGAAGACGCTCACCGCCATGCTCACCGGCATCGCACAGGAGGAAGGGCTGCTGGACATCGACCTGCCGAGCAGCACCTACCTGGGGACCGGGTGGACGAGCTGCGCCCCACAGCAGGAGGCGCAGATCACCGTTCGGGACCAGCTGACGATGACCACCGGTCTGGATGATGGTGTGCCTGATGATGACTGCACCGACCCGGCCTGCCTGCAGTACCTGGCCGACGCCGGCACCCGCTGGGCCTACCACAACGCACCGTATACCCTGCTGGACGATGTGATCGCCAACGCAGCGGGCACCACCTTCAGCTCCTATTTCAACACGCGGATCCGCAACAAGGTCGGGATGGACGGGTTCTGGTTCCCGGGCGGGTCGCCGTACAACAACGTGTACTTCAGCAAGGCCCGGAGCATGGCGAGGTACGGCCTGCTGGCGTTGAACCGCGGGATCTGGTCCACCGATACGGTGTTGCACGAGACGGCCTACTTCACGGCGATGACCACGCCCTCGCAGGGGCTGAACGAGAGCTACGGCTACCTCTGGTGGCTGAACGGTCAGCCCACCTACATGCTCCCCGGTCTGCAGTTCGCATTCCCGGGGCCGGCCATGCCTGACGCGCCGGTTGACATGGTCTGCGGACTTGGCAAGAACGACCAGCTGCTGAACGTGGTACCGAGCCGCAACATGGTGGTGGTGCGCATGGGCAACGAAGCGTATGGCGCCCTCTCGGTGGCCACCATCTTCAACAACGAGATCTGGCAGCTGATCGAGCAACTGCCGTGCGCCACCCCGGTGGATACGCGTGAGCCGGACGACGGATGGGGGCTTCACCCCAATCCGGCCACGGACATGGTGCGGGTGATGCTGCCCCCCGGAGCGGTGAGGACGGACGTTGAGCTGCGCGATGACCTGGGACGCATGGTCCCTGTGCGTTGGACGGGGGAAGGACTCGACCTCTCCGGTCTGGCCGCCGGCGTGTACGCGGTGCGGATCCGTGGCGAAGGCCCGATGGTGCGCCGCCTCATCAAGCACTAG
- the ligA gene encoding NAD-dependent DNA ligase LigA produces the protein MHHTGDIQRIKELREELERHNHRYYVLAAPTISDQEFDRLLKELERLEASHPELSDPNSPTQRVGGDITKNFPVVAHRFPMLSLSNSYSREEVAEFVARVEKSVGRTRYTMELKYDGVAISLTYRNGELVRGVTRGDGEKGEEITANIRTVRAIPLKLQGNEWPAEFEARGEIIFTKDRFARLNAERERAGEELYANPRNTAAGTLKNQDPKLVAERGLDNFIYTLQGPELPTRSHFDNMVKAREWGFKTPSPERRFIGQADDVDGIMAFIDHWDGARHGIEFIIDGIVVKVDDLDVQEELGLTAKSPRWAIAYKFQAEQAGTRLNDVSFQVGRTGAVTPVAELEPVLLAGTTVKRASLFNADQLERLDLHLGDQVRVEKAGEIIPQVVGVEKEHRPPHAERVTFPHNCPECGTPLVRLEGEAQHYCPNEHQCPPQITRRIEHFVARKAMDIDGLGGETVEELFRAGLIRNVADLYDLTMEQVLALGKGWGEKSARQVVDGVAASKAVPFEQVLYALGIRHVGETVAKKIARAVGDIDRLMGMTKEELTAIDEVGEVIAESIVDFFAAEGNRAVIERLRQAGLQFKSAATAGPVGGKLAGKSIVVSGVFRSFSRDGIKEAIERHGGKVSGSISKKTTFVVAGADMGPAKRAKADELGVPVIDEEEFIRMIGE, from the coding sequence ATGCACCACACCGGGGACATCCAGCGCATCAAGGAGCTTCGCGAAGAGCTGGAGCGCCACAACCACCGCTACTACGTGCTGGCCGCGCCCACCATCAGCGATCAGGAGTTCGACCGGTTGCTCAAGGAGCTGGAACGGTTGGAGGCCTCCCACCCCGAGCTGTCCGATCCCAACAGCCCCACCCAACGGGTCGGTGGCGATATCACGAAGAACTTCCCCGTGGTGGCGCACCGCTTCCCCATGCTGTCGCTCAGCAACTCGTACAGCCGGGAGGAGGTCGCTGAGTTCGTGGCCCGGGTGGAGAAGAGCGTGGGCCGCACCCGCTACACCATGGAACTGAAGTACGACGGGGTGGCCATCAGCCTGACGTACCGGAATGGTGAACTGGTCCGCGGGGTCACACGCGGCGATGGCGAGAAGGGGGAGGAGATCACGGCCAACATCCGGACCGTGCGCGCCATCCCGCTGAAACTCCAGGGCAACGAATGGCCGGCGGAGTTCGAGGCCCGCGGGGAGATCATCTTCACCAAGGACCGCTTCGCCCGGCTGAACGCCGAACGCGAACGGGCCGGCGAGGAGCTGTACGCCAACCCCCGGAACACCGCCGCGGGCACGCTGAAGAACCAGGACCCCAAGCTGGTCGCCGAACGTGGACTGGACAACTTCATCTACACCCTGCAAGGCCCGGAACTTCCGACGCGCAGCCACTTCGATAACATGGTGAAGGCCCGCGAATGGGGATTCAAGACCCCGAGCCCCGAACGCCGCTTCATCGGCCAGGCGGACGATGTGGACGGCATCATGGCCTTCATCGATCACTGGGACGGCGCGCGGCATGGCATCGAGTTCATCATCGATGGCATCGTGGTGAAGGTGGACGACCTCGATGTGCAGGAGGAACTGGGCCTGACGGCGAAGAGCCCCCGATGGGCCATCGCCTACAAGTTCCAGGCGGAACAGGCCGGCACCCGCCTCAACGACGTCAGCTTCCAGGTGGGCCGCACCGGCGCGGTGACCCCGGTGGCCGAACTGGAGCCCGTCCTGCTCGCCGGCACCACCGTGAAGCGAGCCTCCCTCTTCAACGCCGACCAGCTCGAACGCCTCGACCTGCACCTGGGCGATCAGGTGCGGGTGGAGAAGGCCGGCGAGATCATCCCCCAGGTGGTCGGCGTGGAGAAGGAGCATCGCCCTCCGCATGCGGAGCGCGTCACCTTCCCGCACAACTGCCCGGAGTGCGGTACGCCGTTGGTCCGCCTGGAAGGCGAGGCGCAGCACTACTGCCCCAATGAGCACCAGTGCCCGCCGCAGATCACCCGCCGCATCGAGCACTTCGTGGCGCGCAAGGCCATGGACATCGACGGCCTGGGCGGCGAGACCGTGGAGGAGCTGTTCCGTGCGGGGCTCATCCGCAACGTGGCCGACCTCTACGACCTCACCATGGAGCAGGTGCTCGCTCTGGGCAAAGGCTGGGGCGAGAAGAGCGCCCGCCAGGTGGTGGACGGTGTGGCGGCCAGCAAGGCGGTGCCCTTCGAGCAGGTGTTGTACGCGCTCGGCATCCGCCACGTGGGCGAGACGGTGGCCAAGAAGATCGCGCGCGCGGTGGGTGACATCGACCGCCTGATGGGCATGACCAAGGAGGAGCTCACGGCCATCGATGAGGTGGGGGAGGTGATCGCCGAGAGCATCGTGGACTTCTTCGCCGCCGAGGGCAACCGCGCCGTGATCGAACGGCTGCGCCAGGCCGGACTTCAATTCAAGAGCGCCGCCACGGCCGGCCCGGTCGGCGGCAAGCTGGCCGGCAAGAGCATCGTGGTGTCCGGTGTCTTCCGTTCCTTCAGTCGCGACGGCATCAAGGAGGCCATCGAGCGCCACGGTGGAAAGGTGAGCGGTTCCATCAGCAAGAAGACGACCTTTGTGGTCGCCGGTGCCGACATGGGGCCTGCCAAACGCGCCAAGGCCGATGAACTGGGTGTGCCGGTGATCGACGAGGAGGAGTTCATCCGCATGATCGGGGAATGA
- a CDS encoding rhomboid family intramembrane serine protease gives MPLFVLGWCLVYFYPRAAGRVTLGIWLLTGLWVWISARADRHIGASGVVYGLAAFLFASGVLRRQRALMAIAMLVVFLYGGLIWGVFPIAPRMSWESHLWGGLAGLAMAIVYRKVPPAFLPDRTSEALDDHEDGDAAAGHDAAPAGPRIRIVYEADPGDEVDDEELRWKRELGRRTELDDRRTDSTWPVEGPY, from the coding sequence GTGCCGCTCTTCGTGTTGGGCTGGTGCCTGGTCTACTTCTATCCACGTGCCGCCGGTCGCGTCACCCTGGGCATCTGGCTGCTTACCGGCCTGTGGGTGTGGATCAGTGCTCGGGCGGACCGGCATATCGGGGCCAGCGGCGTGGTGTACGGCCTCGCGGCCTTCCTCTTTGCCAGCGGCGTGCTGCGCCGCCAGCGGGCCCTCATGGCCATCGCCATGCTGGTGGTGTTCCTGTACGGCGGGCTCATCTGGGGCGTCTTCCCCATCGCACCGCGCATGAGCTGGGAAAGCCACCTCTGGGGCGGGTTGGCCGGGCTGGCCATGGCCATCGTGTACCGGAAGGTGCCCCCGGCCTTCCTGCCCGACCGCACGTCGGAGGCGCTCGATGATCATGAGGATGGGGATGCCGCCGCCGGGCACGATGCTGCCCCGGCAGGGCCGCGCATCCGCATCGTGTACGAGGCCGACCCCGGCGACGAGGTGGATGACGAGGAACTGCGGTGGAAACGCGAACTGGGCCGGCGCACCGAACTGGACGACCGAAGGACCGACAGCACCTGGCCGGTCGAGGGCCCCTACTGA
- the dnaN gene encoding DNA polymerase III subunit beta encodes MKFIVSSNALLKQLQMLQGVLASSNTLPILDNFLFEVDGKQLTLTASDLETTMTATMAVEAKDKGSVAIPARLLLDTLKAFPEQPLTFSIDGKHHGVEISSDQGKYKMTGYSGAEFPKSPTLEDPSRFQLPAGTLAMAINKTLFATGNDDLRPVMSGIFFELAEEAVRFVATDAHKLVRYMRTDVRADKPASFIVPKKPLNLLKNVLAATNAEVAVSYNENNASFTFDNLVLVCRLIDGKYPNYEAVIPKKNPNKLTIDRASFLSSIRRVSIFSNKTTHQVRLSIAGSQLAVSAEDLDFANEANEKLTCSYEGEDMTIGFNSRFLMDMLNNLTSEHVVLEMSAPNRAGIILPSEPGEVGEDVLMLVMPVMLNS; translated from the coding sequence ATGAAGTTCATCGTCTCCAGCAACGCCCTGCTCAAGCAGCTCCAAATGCTGCAAGGGGTCCTGGCCAGCAGCAACACCCTGCCCATCCTCGACAACTTCTTGTTCGAGGTGGATGGCAAGCAGCTCACCCTGACGGCCTCCGACCTGGAGACCACCATGACGGCCACCATGGCGGTGGAAGCCAAGGACAAGGGCAGCGTGGCGATCCCCGCCCGACTGCTGCTGGACACGCTGAAGGCCTTCCCCGAGCAGCCGCTCACCTTCAGCATCGATGGCAAGCACCATGGGGTGGAGATCAGCAGCGACCAGGGCAAGTACAAGATGACCGGTTACAGCGGCGCGGAGTTCCCCAAGAGCCCCACCCTGGAGGACCCCTCGAGGTTCCAGCTGCCAGCCGGAACCCTGGCCATGGCCATCAACAAGACGCTCTTCGCCACGGGGAACGACGACCTGCGCCCGGTGATGAGCGGCATCTTCTTCGAGCTGGCCGAAGAGGCGGTGCGGTTCGTGGCCACCGACGCGCACAAGCTGGTGCGGTACATGCGAACGGACGTTCGGGCGGACAAGCCGGCCAGCTTCATCGTGCCCAAGAAACCGCTGAACCTGCTGAAGAACGTGCTGGCGGCCACCAACGCGGAAGTGGCGGTGAGCTACAATGAGAACAACGCTTCGTTCACCTTCGACAACCTGGTGCTGGTGTGCCGCCTGATCGACGGCAAGTACCCGAACTACGAGGCGGTGATCCCCAAAAAGAACCCGAACAAGCTCACGATCGATCGCGCGTCGTTCCTGAGCTCGATCCGTCGGGTGAGCATCTTCAGCAACAAGACCACGCACCAGGTGCGCCTGAGCATCGCCGGCAGCCAGCTCGCGGTGAGCGCCGAGGACCTGGACTTCGCCAACGAGGCCAACGAGAAGCTCACCTGCAGCTACGAGGGCGAGGACATGACGATCGGCTTCAACAGCCGCTTCCTCATGGACATGCTGAACAACCTCACCAGCGAGCATGTGGTGCTGGAGATGAGCGCGCCCAACCGGGCGGGCATCATTCTGCCGAGCGAGCCGGGCGAAGTGGGCGAGGATGTCCTGATGCTGGTGATGCCGGTGATGCTGAACAGCTGA
- a CDS encoding META domain-containing protein: MRTLVSLAVALTLMAGTCNEGKDGGGTPGNALAKLVGSKWMLQTLNGTPIDQSLGERAPYLQMAEGDQVSGKGGCNQLFGSFTVQGSSLKFGELGATKMYCQDTMELEGKFTSALRATDGYSLDGDVLRLMQGDRELAVLRAQ, translated from the coding sequence ATGCGGACCTTGGTTTCGCTGGCCGTGGCCCTGACGCTGATGGCCGGTACCTGCAACGAGGGCAAGGACGGTGGCGGAACTCCGGGCAACGCCCTGGCCAAGCTCGTCGGCTCCAAGTGGATGCTTCAAACCCTGAACGGCACGCCCATCGACCAGAGCCTCGGTGAGCGCGCGCCCTACCTGCAGATGGCCGAGGGCGACCAGGTATCCGGCAAGGGTGGCTGCAATCAGCTCTTCGGTTCGTTCACCGTGCAGGGATCATCGCTGAAGTTCGGCGAACTTGGCGCCACCAAGATGTATTGCCAGGACACCATGGAGCTGGAGGGCAAATTCACCAGCGCGCTGCGTGCCACCGACGGCTACAGCCTGGACGGCGATGTGCTGCGCCTGATGCAGGGCGATCGCGAGCTGGCCGTCCTGCGCGCTCAGTAG